A region of Streptomyces sp. TG1A-60 DNA encodes the following proteins:
- a CDS encoding VOC family protein, with product MTSSAMTSFYPVICTPRIRESLEFYTALLGFETTFDNDWYVSLRRPEPPHYELALVDAAHETIPQAFRRPAQGVLLNFEVTDVDAEYARLVDDHGLNPELPLRSEDFGQRHFIVAAPDGVLIDVITPIAPTAEYAAAYTERPDA from the coding sequence ATGACGTCCTCCGCCATGACGAGCTTCTACCCGGTGATCTGCACCCCGCGGATCCGGGAATCCCTGGAGTTCTACACGGCTCTGCTCGGATTCGAGACGACCTTCGACAACGACTGGTACGTCAGCCTCCGGCGGCCCGAGCCGCCGCACTACGAACTCGCCCTGGTCGACGCGGCCCACGAAACGATCCCGCAGGCGTTCCGCCGCCCCGCCCAGGGTGTCCTGCTCAACTTCGAGGTGACCGACGTCGACGCAGAGTACGCCCGACTCGTGGACGACCACGGCCTGAATCCCGAACTCCCCCTGCGCAGCGAGGACTTCGGACAACGTCACTTCATCGTGGCCGCCCCCGACGGCGTACTCATCGACGTGATCACACCCATCGCCCCCACCGCCGAGTACGCCGCCGCCTACACGGAGCGCCCCGACGCGTGA
- a CDS encoding TetR/AcrR family transcriptional regulator, giving the protein MTQGVRAQQRERTRQALVRESRRLFSTLGYGAVGLSEIVRAAGVTKGALYHHFSSKAELFRAVLEQVQQEVAERIAETADAREDTWDQLVSGCQAFLTVSTDPVIQRIMLVDGPAVLGWSEWRAMNETTSGRHLAQVLGDLIGEGTIAAQPVEPLTHLLSGAMNEAALWLAASTNPRDLDDTQVALVAMLEALRVK; this is encoded by the coding sequence ATGACCCAAGGGGTTCGGGCACAGCAGCGGGAGCGGACTCGGCAGGCGCTGGTGCGGGAGAGCAGACGGTTGTTCTCCACGCTGGGGTACGGAGCCGTGGGGCTGTCGGAGATCGTACGCGCGGCGGGGGTCACCAAGGGCGCGCTGTACCACCACTTCTCCAGCAAGGCCGAGCTGTTCCGGGCCGTGCTGGAACAGGTGCAGCAGGAGGTGGCCGAGCGGATCGCGGAGACAGCGGACGCCCGGGAGGACACATGGGACCAACTCGTCTCCGGATGCCAGGCGTTCCTCACCGTATCCACCGATCCGGTGATCCAGCGCATCATGCTCGTCGACGGTCCCGCGGTCCTCGGGTGGAGCGAGTGGCGGGCGATGAACGAGACGACTTCCGGTCGGCACCTGGCACAGGTCCTCGGGGATCTGATCGGTGAGGGGACGATCGCCGCGCAGCCGGTCGAGCCGCTCACCCATCTGCTGTCGGGCGCGATGAACGAGGCGGCGCTGTGGCTGGCCGCTTCGACGAACCCCCGCGATCTGGATGACACCCAGGTCGCACTGGTGGCGATGCTGGAAGCCCTGCGGGTCAAGTGA
- a CDS encoding ABC transporter substrate-binding protein, which yields MLASVLAACGSDEDSGRPTLNWYNFPDDSGALQKAADRCGRASGGRYRISYNKLPRAADGQRQQLVRRLAAEDDSLDILGLDVTWAAEFAEARWIREWTGTAKRQATEGTLRVPLQTSTWEGKLYAVPYNTNTQLLWYRQDLVPTPPRTWAEMLDMAGALARQGEPHFVEIQGAQYEGLTVWFNTLINSAGGSILNASATEPSLGPPAVRAAQIMRDLAKSPAADPSLPNQMEDQNRLAMESGVAAFELNYPFVYPSMKANNPELFKHFRWAPYPRVDANRPARPTIGGIDLAVSAYSRHPDLAFEAALCLRNRENQLTAALEGGLPPTLRALYDDPAFMKEYPFSGEVLAALESASVRPLTPAYQNVSIAVSHTLSPPSGIKPESSVDTIREQIDDALRSEGVIP from the coding sequence TTGCTGGCGTCGGTGCTCGCCGCTTGCGGCAGTGACGAGGACTCCGGTAGGCCCACCCTCAACTGGTACAACTTCCCTGACGACTCCGGTGCGCTCCAGAAGGCGGCCGACCGGTGCGGCCGGGCGTCGGGCGGCCGCTACAGGATCAGCTACAACAAGCTCCCGCGTGCCGCGGACGGCCAGCGCCAGCAGCTCGTCCGCAGACTCGCCGCTGAAGACGACTCGCTCGACATCCTGGGTCTGGACGTCACCTGGGCGGCGGAGTTCGCCGAGGCACGCTGGATCCGGGAATGGACGGGGACGGCGAAGCGGCAGGCCACCGAGGGCACTCTGCGCGTACCGCTGCAGACCTCGACCTGGGAGGGCAAGCTGTACGCCGTCCCGTACAACACCAACACCCAGCTCCTGTGGTATCGGCAGGACCTGGTGCCCACCCCACCCAGGACCTGGGCAGAGATGCTGGACATGGCCGGCGCTCTCGCCCGGCAGGGCGAACCGCACTTCGTGGAGATCCAGGGCGCCCAGTACGAGGGCCTGACCGTCTGGTTCAACACGCTGATCAACAGCGCGGGCGGCTCCATCCTCAACGCGAGCGCGACCGAGCCTTCCCTCGGTCCTCCTGCAGTGCGGGCCGCCCAGATCATGCGTGATCTGGCGAAGTCCCCGGCCGCGGACCCCTCCCTGCCCAACCAGATGGAGGACCAGAACCGCCTCGCCATGGAGTCGGGGGTGGCGGCGTTCGAGCTCAACTACCCGTTCGTCTATCCGTCGATGAAGGCGAACAACCCCGAGCTGTTCAAGCACTTCCGCTGGGCGCCGTACCCTCGGGTCGACGCGAACCGCCCGGCACGGCCCACCATCGGCGGCATCGATCTGGCGGTGAGCGCCTACTCGCGCCACCCCGATCTGGCCTTCGAGGCGGCACTGTGCCTGCGCAACCGGGAGAACCAGCTCACCGCCGCGCTCGAGGGCGGTCTGCCGCCCACCCTGCGCGCCCTGTACGACGATCCCGCGTTCATGAAGGAGTACCCCTTCTCCGGGGAGGTGCTGGCCGCCCTGGAGTCGGCGAGCGTACGCCCGCTCACTCCGGCCTACCAGAACGTGTCGATCGCCGTCTCCCACACGCTGTCTCCGCCGTCCGGGATCAAACCGGAGAGCTCCGTCGACACCATCAGGGAGCAGATCGACGATGCCCTGCGATCAGAGGGTGTGATCCCGTGA
- a CDS encoding 4'-phosphopantetheinyl transferase superfamily protein has protein sequence MRNAPPWSEALSFSLLDAGERRKALTFRREPDRSRYIAAHAALRLLLAAHLECHPIDVLFGREPCARCGGSHGRPVLLDRAAALHFSLSHSPGLSLVAVAGVPVGVDAERVPGRRTVELCLERLHPEERREALAVPEGERLLWFCRLWARKEAYLKALGTGLGRGLERDYLGDREGPGAPPRPSGWTVRNLPYGPLNGTHSAALAVPAGTRVPGGPRELNWRVFQDDLQEQAAVGRW, from the coding sequence GTGCGGAATGCACCTCCGTGGAGCGAGGCGCTGAGCTTTTCCCTGCTGGACGCGGGAGAAAGGCGGAAGGCTCTCACCTTCCGGCGCGAGCCGGATCGTTCCCGTTACATCGCGGCGCACGCGGCACTCCGCCTGCTGCTGGCCGCGCACCTTGAATGCCATCCCATTGACGTTCTCTTCGGACGGGAGCCGTGCGCGCGGTGCGGAGGCTCGCACGGCCGGCCCGTTCTCCTCGATCGCGCGGCGGCCCTGCACTTCTCGCTCTCCCACTCCCCGGGCCTGTCCCTCGTCGCGGTCGCCGGCGTGCCCGTCGGGGTGGACGCCGAGCGCGTACCCGGCCGCAGGACCGTCGAGTTGTGCCTGGAACGCCTGCATCCGGAGGAGCGACGCGAGGCGCTGGCTGTCCCGGAAGGGGAGCGGCTCCTGTGGTTCTGCCGCCTCTGGGCACGCAAGGAGGCCTATCTGAAGGCACTCGGGACCGGGCTCGGCCGCGGACTGGAGCGGGACTATCTGGGGGACCGTGAGGGGCCGGGGGCGCCGCCGCGCCCGTCCGGCTGGACCGTCCGGAACCTGCCGTACGGCCCTTTGAACGGCACCCACTCCGCGGCCCTGGCCGTCCCGGCGGGCACCCGCGTACCCGGCGGGCCACGCGAACTGAACTGGCGTGTCTTCCAGGACGACTTGCAGGAGCAAGCAGCGGTCGGCCGGTGGTGA
- the ugpC gene encoding sn-glycerol-3-phosphate ABC transporter ATP-binding protein UgpC, translating into MAEIILEGVTKRFPDGALAVKDVDLEIADGEFVILVGPSGCGKSTTLNMIAGLEDITEGTLRIGDRVVNDLAPKERDVAMVFQSYALYPHMNVRENMGFPLRLARVDKATVNAKVTEAAGILDLTEHLDRKPANLSGGQRQRVAMGRAIVRDPKAFLMDEPLSNLDAKLRVQMRTQISRLQRSLGTTTVYVTHDQTEAMTLGDRVVVMRQGLVQQIGAPAELYDSPRNIFVAGFIGSPAMNFLNASVEGGALRSSLGDLTLDDRTRQALERRNAPREVIVGLRPEAFEDVALSHDRDRTGPVFTATVEVLESLGSDAYVYFTAEGGPATTTELEELAKDSGVPDTGAATRHIVARLDAATRAREGEPVELQIDMAKAHVFDPATGANLTHPVRGD; encoded by the coding sequence ATGGCCGAGATCATCCTTGAGGGAGTCACCAAACGTTTTCCCGACGGGGCCCTCGCCGTGAAGGACGTGGACCTAGAGATCGCCGACGGCGAGTTCGTGATCCTGGTCGGTCCGTCGGGATGCGGCAAGTCCACCACGCTGAACATGATCGCCGGACTCGAGGACATCACCGAGGGCACCCTGCGTATCGGAGACCGAGTCGTCAACGACCTGGCTCCCAAGGAACGCGACGTCGCCATGGTGTTCCAGAGCTACGCCCTGTACCCGCACATGAACGTCCGGGAGAACATGGGCTTCCCGCTGCGCCTGGCCAGGGTGGACAAGGCCACCGTCAACGCCAAGGTGACGGAGGCCGCCGGGATCCTTGACCTGACCGAGCACCTGGACCGCAAGCCCGCCAACCTCTCGGGCGGTCAGCGCCAGCGGGTGGCCATGGGGCGGGCGATCGTCCGTGATCCCAAGGCGTTCTTGATGGACGAGCCGCTGTCCAACCTGGACGCCAAACTCCGGGTACAGATGCGCACCCAGATCTCCCGGCTGCAGCGGAGCCTCGGCACGACCACCGTCTACGTCACCCACGACCAGACCGAGGCGATGACGCTCGGCGACCGGGTCGTGGTCATGAGACAGGGCCTGGTCCAGCAGATCGGCGCACCTGCCGAGCTGTACGACTCGCCGCGCAACATCTTCGTCGCGGGCTTCATCGGCTCCCCGGCGATGAACTTCCTGAACGCCTCTGTGGAGGGGGGCGCGCTGCGCTCGTCCCTGGGAGACCTGACCCTCGACGACCGCACGAGGCAGGCGCTGGAACGCCGGAACGCGCCCCGCGAGGTCATCGTCGGGCTGCGACCGGAGGCATTCGAGGACGTGGCACTGTCACATGACCGGGACCGGACGGGCCCGGTCTTCACCGCCACCGTGGAGGTACTGGAGTCGCTGGGTTCCGATGCGTACGTCTACTTCACCGCGGAGGGCGGGCCCGCCACGACCACCGAACTGGAGGAGCTCGCCAAGGACTCGGGCGTGCCCGACACGGGCGCCGCCACCCGACACATCGTGGCCCGCCTGGACGCCGCCACGCGTGCCCGCGAGGGCGAACCCGTGGAGCTGCAAATCGACATGGCCAAGGCTCACGTGTTCGACCCGGCGACCGGAGCGAACCTGACGCATCCGGTGAGAGGGGACTGA
- a CDS encoding carbohydrate ABC transporter permease: protein MAAAGRTHAARWGVLNVVVVLYALFPVWWIAALSFKDPTTLTDGNYIPTDWTWENYRGIFETAEFTRALINSIGIALIATVVAVALGTMAAYAVARLRFPGKRVLIGMSLLIAMFPPISLVSPLFDIERIIGIFDTWIGLIIPYMTFSLPLAIYTLSAFFREIPWDLEKAAKVDGATPAQAFRMVIVPLAAPGVFTTAILVFIFCWNDFLFAISLTSTESARTVPAAIAFFTGSSQFQQPTGSIAAAAVVITIPIIVFVLLFQRRIVAGLTSGAVKG, encoded by the coding sequence ATGGCCGCGGCGGGAAGGACGCATGCAGCCCGATGGGGTGTCCTGAATGTGGTGGTGGTGCTGTACGCCCTGTTCCCGGTGTGGTGGATCGCCGCGCTGTCGTTCAAGGACCCCACCACCCTGACGGACGGCAACTACATCCCCACGGACTGGACCTGGGAGAACTACCGGGGCATCTTCGAGACCGCCGAGTTCACCCGTGCGCTGATCAACTCGATCGGTATCGCCCTGATCGCCACGGTGGTCGCGGTGGCGCTGGGCACCATGGCCGCCTACGCGGTGGCCAGGCTCCGCTTCCCCGGCAAGCGGGTGCTCATCGGCATGTCGTTGCTGATCGCCATGTTCCCGCCGATCTCCCTGGTGTCACCGCTGTTCGACATCGAGCGGATCATCGGGATCTTCGACACCTGGATCGGGCTGATCATCCCGTACATGACCTTCTCGCTGCCGCTGGCGATCTACACCCTGTCGGCGTTCTTCCGGGAGATCCCCTGGGATCTGGAGAAGGCCGCCAAGGTCGACGGGGCGACGCCCGCGCAGGCCTTCCGGATGGTCATCGTGCCGCTGGCCGCGCCGGGCGTGTTCACCACGGCCATTCTCGTGTTCATCTTCTGCTGGAACGACTTCCTGTTCGCGATCTCGCTGACGTCCACCGAGTCCGCGCGCACCGTGCCTGCCGCGATCGCGTTCTTCACCGGGAGCTCCCAGTTCCAGCAGCCGACAGGGTCGATCGCCGCCGCCGCTGTGGTCATCACCATCCCGATCATCGTTTTCGTCCTGCTCTTCCAGCGGCGGATCGTCGCCGGACTGACCTCCGGGGCGGTCAAGGGGTGA
- a CDS encoding MFS transporter, giving the protein MSTITDTPHQAGPRQWLGLAVLALPTLLLSIDVSVLHLAVPHISEGLNPSGSQMLWIIDIYGFLIAGFLVTMGSLGDRIGRRKLLLIGAAAFGVASVAAAYANGPAALIAARAALGVAGATLMPSTLALLTNMFRDARQRGVAIAVWVTMFSVGIALGPVVGGAMLEYFWWGSVFLLGVPIMALLLVAGPMLLPEYRDEQAGRVDLVSVALSLATILSVIYGLKEIANDGVSALPLLALVAGLLVGVVFVRRQRGLESPLLDFRLFRNPAFRTSLVTLLLSMLVAGGTYLFVTQYLQLVGGLSPLKAGLYLLPAAFALIVTAVVSPIAASKVRPAYVVAVGLAVSALGHVMLALADSTSGIAQVVTGFAFVYAGGGPLIALGTDIVVGSAPPEQAGSAAAISETSTELGMALGVAILGSVGTAVYRSEVDVPAQVQGGAGDTLAGALEAAKGLSSDVAAAFVDSGRAAFTEGMNVIGVIGALIALGTAVLVAVVIKSPPTGAAEEPAGESAESPVAPAEQPAS; this is encoded by the coding sequence TTGAGCACCATCACCGATACCCCCCACCAGGCCGGGCCACGGCAGTGGCTGGGCCTGGCCGTGCTGGCGCTTCCCACGCTGCTGCTGTCGATCGACGTGAGCGTGCTGCACCTGGCGGTCCCGCACATCAGTGAGGGCCTGAACCCCTCGGGCTCCCAGATGTTGTGGATCATCGACATCTACGGCTTTCTGATCGCCGGCTTCCTGGTGACCATGGGCTCGCTGGGCGACCGCATCGGCCGCCGGAAGCTGCTGCTGATCGGCGCCGCCGCCTTCGGCGTGGCCTCGGTGGCCGCCGCCTACGCCAACGGCCCTGCCGCGCTGATCGCGGCGCGCGCGGCGCTCGGCGTCGCCGGTGCCACCCTGATGCCGTCCACCCTGGCACTGCTCACCAACATGTTCCGTGACGCCCGGCAGCGCGGGGTGGCCATCGCCGTCTGGGTCACCATGTTCTCCGTGGGTATCGCGCTCGGCCCGGTGGTCGGCGGGGCGATGCTGGAGTACTTCTGGTGGGGTTCGGTCTTCCTGCTCGGGGTGCCCATCATGGCGCTGCTGCTGGTGGCCGGTCCGATGCTGCTGCCGGAGTACCGCGACGAGCAGGCCGGCCGGGTCGATCTGGTCAGCGTGGCCCTGTCCCTGGCGACGATCCTGTCGGTGATCTACGGCCTGAAGGAGATCGCCAACGACGGGGTGTCCGCGCTCCCGCTGCTGGCCCTCGTCGCGGGCCTGCTCGTGGGCGTCGTGTTCGTCCGTCGGCAGCGCGGCCTGGAGAGCCCGCTGCTGGACTTCCGCCTGTTCCGCAACCCCGCGTTCCGTACGTCCCTGGTGACGCTGCTGCTGAGCATGCTGGTCGCGGGCGGCACGTACCTGTTCGTGACGCAGTACCTGCAACTCGTCGGCGGGCTGTCGCCGTTGAAGGCCGGTCTGTACCTGCTCCCCGCGGCCTTCGCGCTGATCGTGACGGCCGTCGTGTCCCCGATCGCCGCGAGCAAGGTGCGGCCCGCGTACGTCGTCGCGGTCGGTCTGGCCGTATCGGCGCTGGGCCACGTCATGCTGGCCCTCGCGGACAGCACGTCCGGGATCGCGCAGGTCGTGACCGGCTTCGCCTTCGTGTACGCCGGTGGCGGCCCGCTCATCGCGCTGGGCACCGACATCGTGGTCGGATCGGCGCCGCCCGAGCAGGCCGGATCCGCCGCGGCCATCTCGGAGACCAGCACCGAGCTGGGCATGGCGCTCGGCGTGGCGATCCTCGGCAGCGTCGGCACCGCCGTGTACCGCAGTGAGGTGGACGTTCCCGCCCAGGTCCAGGGCGGTGCCGGCGACACGCTCGCCGGAGCGCTGGAGGCGGCGAAGGGCCTGTCCTCGGACGTGGCCGCCGCGTTCGTCGACTCTGGCCGGGCCGCGTTCACCGAGGGCATGAACGTCATCGGTGTCATCGGCGCGCTGATCGCACTCGGGACGGCCGTGCTCGTGGCGGTCGTCATCAAGAGCCCGCCCACGGGCGCGGCCGAGGAGCCGGCCGGAGAGTCCGCCGAGAGCCCTGTCGCGCCCGCGGAGCAGCCCGCATCCTGA
- a CDS encoding VOC family protein gives MLTSLCPVICTSRLEESREFYTRLFGFKVIHETDWYIGLGRPGLPPGELALLDHTHPALPESLRRPVRMVRVTLEVEGEGELERIAACGESVGRRLLGTGGPEGNDLVVTDPNGVQIRVAAPK, from the coding sequence ATGCTGACCAGCCTCTGTCCGGTGATCTGCACCTCACGCCTCGAGGAGTCCCGCGAGTTCTACACCCGCCTGTTCGGTTTCAAGGTCATTCACGAAACGGATTGGTACATCGGCCTCGGCCGACCCGGGCTGCCGCCTGGTGAACTCGCTCTTCTCGACCACACGCACCCGGCCCTCCCGGAATCACTGAGACGGCCGGTGCGCATGGTGCGCGTCACCCTCGAAGTGGAGGGAGAAGGGGAACTGGAACGCATAGCCGCCTGCGGCGAATCGGTCGGAAGGCGCTTGCTCGGCACCGGAGGACCCGAAGGGAACGACTTGGTCGTCACCGATCCGAATGGAGTGCAGATCCGCGTCGCGGCACCGAAATGA
- a CDS encoding sugar ABC transporter permease encodes MSTRAQPAGTPPPPEAETEQSETEQAGPGRAALSAGARQERRLGWLLCAPAVVVMVAVTAYPIGYAVYLSLQRYDLRFPGRAEFVGLSNYGAVLSSPFWWDAFWVTLFITAVSVAIELVLGMGLALVMHRTILWRGVVRTSVLVPYGIVTVVAAFSWQYAWTPELGYLAELLPSGEAPLTEKWPALWLIILAEVWKTTPFMALLLLAGLALVPEETLKAAMVDGATAWQRFTKIMLPLMKPAILVALLFRTLDAFRIFDNIFILTAGAHGTGSLSILGYDNLFTALNLGIGSAISVLIFICVAIIAFTFVGLFGTAAPGAEVRR; translated from the coding sequence ATGAGCACGCGGGCGCAACCGGCCGGAACCCCGCCGCCCCCCGAGGCAGAGACGGAGCAGTCGGAGACGGAGCAGGCGGGGCCGGGCCGGGCGGCTCTCTCGGCGGGCGCCAGGCAGGAGCGGCGGCTCGGCTGGCTGCTCTGCGCGCCCGCGGTCGTCGTCATGGTCGCCGTGACCGCCTACCCCATCGGGTACGCCGTCTATCTGTCTCTCCAGCGGTACGACCTGCGCTTTCCCGGACGGGCGGAGTTCGTGGGCCTGAGCAACTACGGGGCGGTGCTGTCCTCCCCGTTCTGGTGGGACGCCTTCTGGGTCACGCTGTTCATCACCGCCGTGTCCGTGGCGATCGAACTGGTCCTCGGAATGGGGCTCGCCCTGGTGATGCACCGCACGATCCTCTGGCGCGGCGTCGTCCGCACGTCGGTCCTCGTTCCGTACGGGATCGTCACCGTGGTCGCCGCCTTCTCCTGGCAGTACGCCTGGACCCCGGAGCTCGGATACCTCGCCGAGCTGTTGCCCAGCGGGGAAGCCCCGTTGACCGAGAAGTGGCCCGCCCTCTGGCTGATCATCCTCGCCGAGGTGTGGAAGACGACGCCCTTCATGGCCCTGCTGCTGCTCGCGGGCCTCGCGCTGGTCCCGGAGGAGACTCTGAAGGCGGCCATGGTGGACGGTGCCACCGCCTGGCAGCGCTTCACCAAGATCATGCTGCCGCTGATGAAGCCGGCCATTCTGGTGGCACTGCTCTTCCGGACACTTGACGCGTTCCGGATCTTCGACAACATCTTCATCCTCACCGCGGGCGCCCACGGGACCGGTTCTCTGTCGATCCTCGGGTACGACAACCTGTTCACCGCGCTGAACCTGGGCATCGGCTCGGCGATCTCGGTCCTGATCTTCATCTGCGTCGCGATCATCGCCTTCACCTTCGTCGGACTGTTCGGCACCGCCGCACCCGGCGCGGAGGTGAGGCGCTGA
- a CDS encoding YihY/virulence factor BrkB family protein yields the protein MRRTLKRHEKNGGHAPVGQEDENARAPSAGPDERVERQAPDSPTDLTKGSWGSVLKGTLRGFKKDELIDRAAALTYYGILSLFPALLALVSLLGVIGQSATQQVLDNIQNLAPGAARDVLTNAVQQLQGNAGLGSVMAIVGLALAVWSASGYVAAFIRSANAVYDVPEGRPVWKVLPVRVGVTVALMVMAIISSLIVVFTGGLAREVGAALGVGDTALTVWSIAKWPVLVLLVTIMIAILYWATPNAKVRGFRWITPGGLLALLIWMIASAGFALYVANFGSYNKTYGTLAGVVIFLVWLWITNLAILLGLEFDAEMARQRAIEGGHPADEEPYVEPRDTRKWDEEERRRLGS from the coding sequence ATGAGACGAACGTTGAAGCGGCATGAGAAGAACGGCGGGCACGCCCCGGTCGGTCAGGAGGACGAGAACGCGCGGGCGCCGAGCGCCGGACCGGATGAGCGGGTGGAGCGGCAGGCGCCCGACAGTCCTACGGATCTGACCAAGGGCTCCTGGGGCTCGGTCCTGAAAGGCACCCTGAGGGGGTTCAAGAAGGACGAGCTGATCGACCGGGCGGCGGCGCTGACCTACTACGGGATCCTGTCGCTGTTCCCGGCTCTGCTGGCGCTCGTGTCCCTGCTGGGAGTCATCGGGCAGTCGGCGACGCAGCAGGTGCTGGACAACATCCAGAACCTCGCCCCAGGCGCGGCGCGGGATGTCCTCACCAACGCGGTCCAGCAGCTGCAGGGCAACGCCGGGCTCGGCTCGGTCATGGCGATAGTAGGGCTGGCGCTCGCGGTGTGGTCGGCCTCCGGCTATGTCGCGGCGTTCATCCGGAGTGCGAACGCGGTGTACGACGTTCCCGAGGGCCGGCCGGTGTGGAAGGTGCTGCCGGTCCGGGTCGGCGTGACGGTGGCGCTCATGGTCATGGCCATCATCAGCTCGCTGATCGTGGTGTTCACCGGCGGCCTCGCGCGGGAGGTGGGCGCCGCGCTCGGTGTCGGCGACACGGCGCTCACCGTGTGGTCGATCGCGAAGTGGCCCGTGCTGGTGCTCCTGGTCACGATCATGATCGCCATTCTGTACTGGGCCACACCGAACGCGAAGGTCCGCGGCTTCCGATGGATCACACCGGGCGGTCTCCTCGCCCTGTTGATCTGGATGATCGCTTCGGCCGGGTTCGCGTTGTACGTGGCGAACTTCGGCTCGTACAACAAGACCTACGGCACGCTCGCCGGCGTGGTCATCTTCCTGGTGTGGCTGTGGATCACGAACCTCGCGATCCTGCTGGGCCTGGAGTTCGACGCGGAGATGGCGCGCCAGCGTGCGATCGAGGGCGGCCATCCCGCGGACGAGGAGCCGTACGTCGAACCGCGCGACACCCGGAAGTGGGACGAGGAGGAGCGCCGCCGCCTCGGATCCTGA
- a CDS encoding thioesterase domain-containing protein: MRDWWMTVGSRPAPRFRVVAFPHAGGWPSAFRSWWQVLPEDVELVVAQLPGRGARINEPPLTRVEPLVDALSRGLADLPELPYTVIGHSFGSVLAYELTRAMEQKGFAPGLLAVSARQPPCFPSEPPFAHLRSDAELLEHLLDIGGMTPQLMNRTELVRPSLRAIRADLEAMERYERPLSGTGVPILALGAVDDPVVVAERLHLWSLETTGGFSRRMFTGGHFYLYEPAHAAVVVHRLVAGRPGPPHAGLPYEGHVPRASGHPASVPGGGSKYPLKETS; the protein is encoded by the coding sequence ATGCGTGACTGGTGGATGACCGTCGGCTCCCGCCCGGCGCCCCGGTTCCGCGTGGTGGCCTTTCCACACGCCGGCGGGTGGCCCTCCGCGTTCCGTTCCTGGTGGCAGGTCCTGCCCGAGGACGTCGAACTGGTCGTCGCTCAGTTGCCGGGCCGGGGTGCCCGTATCAACGAGCCGCCGCTGACCCGCGTCGAACCCCTCGTCGACGCGCTCAGCCGGGGTCTCGCGGACCTGCCCGAGCTGCCGTACACGGTCATCGGGCACAGCTTTGGCAGCGTGCTGGCGTACGAACTGACCCGCGCGATGGAGCAGAAGGGCTTCGCGCCGGGGCTGCTCGCCGTCTCGGCGCGTCAGCCCCCGTGCTTCCCCAGCGAGCCGCCCTTCGCCCACCTCCGGAGCGACGCCGAGCTGCTGGAGCACCTGCTCGACATCGGCGGCATGACGCCCCAGCTGATGAACCGGACCGAGCTGGTCCGGCCGTCGCTGCGCGCCATCCGCGCGGACCTGGAGGCGATGGAGCGCTATGAGCGGCCGCTGTCGGGCACCGGCGTGCCCATCCTCGCGCTCGGAGCGGTCGACGACCCCGTCGTCGTCGCCGAACGGCTGCACCTGTGGTCTCTGGAGACGACCGGCGGCTTCAGCCGGCGGATGTTCACCGGCGGCCATTTCTACCTCTACGAGCCCGCGCACGCTGCGGTCGTCGTCCACCGCCTGGTGGCCGGCCGCCCCGGCCCACCGCACGCGGGCCTCCCGTACGAGGGCCATGTCCCTCGTGCGTCCGGCCACCCGGCATCCGTTCCGGGCGGCGGTTCGAAGTACCCTCTGAAGGAGACAAGTTGA